Proteins co-encoded in one Vibrio aquimaris genomic window:
- the ubiG gene encoding bifunctional 2-polyprenyl-6-hydroxyphenol methylase/3-demethylubiquinol 3-O-methyltransferase UbiG: MTLSKNVDPNEIKKFEEMASRWWDKEGEFKPLHQINPLRLNYVLDRANGLFGKKVLDVGCGGGILAESMAKEGAIVTGLDMGKEPLEVARLHALETGTELTYIQSTIEDHAVDNQGQYDVVTCMEMLEHVPDPQSVIFACSKLVKPGGHVFFSTLNRNIKSYLFAIVGAEKLLRIVPEGTHDHDKFIRPAELLKMIDHTELTEMSITGLGYNPITDTYKLGKNVDVNYIIHTSKF; this comes from the coding sequence ATGACGCTTTCAAAAAATGTTGACCCGAACGAAATCAAAAAATTTGAAGAGATGGCTTCACGTTGGTGGGACAAAGAAGGGGAATTCAAACCTCTCCACCAAATCAATCCATTGAGACTCAATTACGTTTTGGATCGTGCCAATGGTTTATTTGGCAAAAAAGTACTCGATGTCGGCTGCGGTGGCGGAATCCTTGCAGAGAGCATGGCAAAAGAAGGGGCAATAGTAACTGGACTTGATATGGGCAAAGAGCCGCTTGAAGTCGCTCGACTTCACGCCCTTGAGACAGGCACTGAGCTCACCTATATCCAAAGTACAATAGAAGATCACGCTGTGGATAACCAGGGTCAATATGATGTGGTCACTTGTATGGAAATGCTAGAGCATGTTCCTGACCCACAATCGGTTATCTTCGCTTGTTCAAAACTTGTCAAACCCGGTGGACATGTTTTTTTCTCGACACTTAACCGTAACATCAAATCCTATTTATTCGCTATTGTGGGCGCTGAAAAGCTGCTTCGTATCGTTCCAGAAGGCACTCATGATCATGATAAGTTCATTCGACCTGCTGAGCTTCTTAAAATGATTGACCACACCGAACTCACAGAAATGTCAATCACTGGTCTTGGTTACAACCCAATCACTGACACCTATAAGTTAGGAAAAAATGTGGACGTTAACTACATCATTCACACCAGTAAGTTTTAG
- the nrdA gene encoding class 1a ribonucleoside-diphosphate reductase subunit alpha, with protein sequence MNQQLTVTKRDGRKESIDLDKIHRVITWASEGLDNVSVSQVELRAHIQFYDGITTSDIHETIIKSAADLISEETPDYQYLAARLAVFHLRKKAYGQYEPPKLYDHVARLVDLGKYDQNILQDYTKAELDELDSYIDHKRDLDFSYAAVKQLEGKYFVQNRVSGEIYESAQFLYILAAACLFANYPQETRLSYIKRFYDATSTFKISLPTPIMAGVRTPTRQFSSCVLIECGDSLDSINATASSIVRYVSQRAGIGINAGRIRALGSEIRRGEAFHTGCIPFYKYFQTAVKCCSQGGVRGGAATVFYPLWHGESQALMVLKNNRGVEENRVRHMDYGVQLNRLMYQRLVEGGNITLFSPSDVPGLYDAFFENQDEFERLYVQYENDPSVKKESVKAVELFSILMQERASTGRIYIQNVDHCNTHSPFDSEVAPVRQSNLCLEIALPTKPLTNVEDESGEIALCTLSAFNLGAIESLDDFEELSDLVVRALDALLDYQNYPLPAAKRSTMNRRTLGVGVINYAYYLAKNGVKYSDGSANGLTHRTFEAMQYYLLKASVALAKEQGRCPAFNETNYAKGLLPIDTYKSDVDLICDEPLHYDWDTLRTEIMTHGLRNSTLTALMPSETSSQISNATNGIEPPRGYVSIKASKDGILKQVVPEYSEYKENYELLWDIGSNDGYLHLVGIMQKFVDQAISANTNYDPTRFDKGKVPMKKLLQDLLTAYKYGVKTLYYHNTRDGASDDQKDAVQEDDDCDGGGCKI encoded by the coding sequence ATGAACCAACAACTCACCGTTACTAAACGTGATGGACGCAAAGAAAGTATTGATCTAGATAAGATCCACCGAGTCATTACTTGGGCTTCAGAAGGCCTAGATAACGTTTCAGTATCTCAAGTAGAACTTCGCGCCCACATTCAGTTCTATGATGGTATTACCACATCAGATATTCATGAGACTATCATCAAATCAGCAGCTGACTTGATTTCAGAGGAAACGCCAGATTATCAATATCTAGCAGCTCGACTCGCGGTATTCCACTTGCGTAAAAAAGCTTACGGTCAATACGAGCCTCCCAAGCTCTATGACCACGTTGCTCGTCTAGTGGATTTAGGCAAATACGATCAGAACATTTTGCAAGATTATACCAAAGCAGAATTGGACGAACTTGATAGTTATATAGACCACAAGCGCGACCTAGACTTTTCTTATGCTGCGGTTAAGCAGCTCGAAGGTAAATACTTTGTACAAAACCGTGTTTCGGGTGAGATATACGAAAGTGCTCAGTTTTTATATATTCTTGCAGCGGCGTGTTTGTTTGCAAACTACCCACAAGAAACAAGGCTTAGCTATATCAAGCGCTTTTATGACGCAACGTCAACATTCAAAATATCTTTACCAACACCGATTATGGCAGGCGTACGCACACCAACACGCCAGTTCAGTTCATGTGTACTCATCGAGTGTGGTGACAGCTTAGATTCCATTAACGCTACCGCTAGCTCTATCGTGCGCTATGTTTCGCAAAGAGCAGGGATTGGTATTAACGCTGGACGCATTCGTGCACTGGGTTCAGAGATCCGCCGTGGTGAGGCTTTCCATACTGGTTGTATTCCTTTTTACAAGTATTTCCAAACCGCAGTTAAATGCTGTTCTCAGGGTGGTGTGCGTGGCGGTGCTGCAACTGTTTTCTACCCGCTATGGCACGGTGAGTCGCAAGCTCTGATGGTTCTCAAAAACAACCGAGGTGTAGAAGAGAACCGTGTTCGCCACATGGACTATGGTGTTCAATTAAACAGGCTGATGTATCAACGTCTGGTTGAAGGTGGAAACATTACTTTATTCTCACCTTCAGATGTTCCTGGTCTTTACGACGCATTTTTTGAGAATCAAGATGAGTTCGAACGCCTTTACGTTCAGTACGAAAATGACCCTTCAGTTAAAAAAGAGTCAGTCAAAGCCGTTGAGCTGTTCTCTATCTTAATGCAAGAAAGAGCGTCTACTGGTCGTATCTACATTCAGAACGTAGACCACTGCAATACACACAGCCCATTCGATTCAGAAGTTGCTCCAGTACGTCAGTCAAACTTGTGCTTAGAGATTGCGCTACCAACTAAACCTCTCACTAATGTTGAAGATGAATCTGGTGAAATTGCTCTCTGTACGCTTTCTGCATTTAACCTTGGTGCTATTGAATCTCTTGATGACTTTGAAGAACTGTCAGACTTGGTAGTAAGAGCGCTCGATGCTCTGCTCGATTATCAAAACTACCCGCTTCCTGCAGCGAAAAGGTCAACGATGAATCGACGCACTCTAGGTGTAGGTGTCATCAATTACGCTTATTATCTTGCGAAAAATGGGGTGAAATATTCTGATGGCAGCGCCAATGGATTAACCCACCGCACTTTTGAAGCAATGCAGTATTACTTGCTAAAAGCATCGGTTGCCTTGGCTAAAGAGCAAGGAAGATGCCCGGCCTTTAACGAAACTAACTATGCAAAAGGCTTGTTGCCAATCGATACCTACAAAAGTGATGTCGATTTAATCTGTGATGAGCCTCTGCATTATGATTGGGACACGCTGCGCACCGAAATCATGACACATGGCCTTCGTAACTCGACACTGACAGCCTTAATGCCTTCTGAAACATCGTCTCAGATTTCGAACGCGACAAATGGTATCGAACCTCCTCGCGGTTACGTATCAATCAAGGCATCAAAAGACGGCATCCTGAAGCAGGTGGTCCCCGAATACAGTGAGTACAAAGAGAACTACGAACTACTGTGGGATATAGGCTCCAATGATGGATACTTGCATTTAGTCGGTATCATGCAGAAGTTTGTTGACCAAGCGATATCAGCGAATACCAACTACGACCCTACCCGCTTCGATAAGGGTAAGGTCCCGATGAAGAAGCTATTACAGGATCTACTCACAGCCTATAAATATGGTGTAAAAACGCTTTATTATCACAACACTCGCGACGGTGCGAGTGATGACCAAAAAGACGCAGTGCAAGAAGATGATGATTGCGATGGTGGCGGTTGTAAGATCTAA
- the nrdB gene encoding class Ia ribonucleoside-diphosphate reductase subunit beta, which translates to MAYSTFNRNKNDQLKEPMFLGQSVNVARYDQQKFEIFEKLIEKQLSFFWRPEEVDVSSDRIDYNKLPEHEKHIFISNLKYQTLLDSIQGRSPNVALLPLVSLPEVETWIETWSFSETIHSRSYTHIIRNIINDPAIVFDDIVENEHILKRAEDISQYYDDLIQLTNDYHRYGEGTHTVNGEQITIKLHDLKKKLYVCLMSVNALEAIRFYVSFACSFAFAERELMEGNAKIIKLIARDEALHLTGTQHMINLLRNGQDDFSFMQIAEECKQECFDLFKAAAEQEKEWAEYLFKDGSMIGLNKDILCQYVEYITNIRMQAVGLDAAYPEATSNPIPWINAWLSSDNVQVAPQEAEISSYLVGQIDSDVQADDFKDFEL; encoded by the coding sequence ATGGCTTACAGTACTTTTAACCGAAATAAAAATGACCAATTAAAAGAACCTATGTTCCTTGGTCAATCCGTAAACGTTGCTCGCTATGATCAACAAAAATTCGAAATATTTGAAAAGCTTATCGAGAAGCAACTTTCATTTTTCTGGCGACCAGAAGAAGTTGATGTTTCAAGCGATCGCATCGACTACAACAAGCTTCCTGAGCATGAAAAACATATTTTCATTTCTAACTTGAAGTATCAAACTCTACTTGATTCAATTCAGGGACGCAGTCCAAACGTCGCTTTACTTCCGTTAGTATCACTACCGGAAGTTGAAACTTGGATTGAAACTTGGTCGTTTTCTGAGACGATTCACTCACGTTCTTACACTCACATCATACGTAACATCATCAATGATCCTGCTATTGTGTTTGATGATATCGTAGAAAATGAGCACATTTTAAAGCGTGCAGAAGATATTTCTCAGTACTACGATGACTTAATTCAGTTAACCAATGACTACCATCGTTACGGTGAAGGCACACATACCGTTAACGGTGAGCAAATTACTATTAAATTGCACGACCTCAAGAAAAAGCTCTACGTCTGCTTGATGTCTGTGAACGCTTTAGAGGCTATTCGATTTTATGTAAGTTTTGCCTGCTCCTTCGCTTTTGCAGAACGTGAATTGATGGAAGGTAATGCGAAAATCATCAAGCTAATCGCACGTGATGAGGCTCTCCACCTAACTGGTACACAGCACATGATCAATCTGCTACGTAACGGTCAGGATGATTTTTCATTCATGCAAATTGCAGAAGAGTGCAAGCAAGAATGTTTCGACTTGTTTAAAGCCGCCGCCGAACAAGAAAAAGAATGGGCCGAATACCTGTTTAAAGATGGTTCCATGATAGGTCTCAACAAAGATATTCTTTGCCAGTACGTTGAATACATTACAAATATTCGTATGCAGGCCGTCGGACTCGATGCAGCATATCCAGAGGCAACGTCTAACCCGATTCCATGGATTAATGCTTGGTTATCATCAGATAATGTTCAAGTCGCTCCGCAAGAAGCTGAAATATCATCTTATCTTGTGGGACAAATAGATAGTGATGTTCAAGCAGATGACTTTAAGGACTTTGAGCTCTAA
- the yfaE gene encoding class I ribonucleotide reductase maintenance protein YfaE has protein sequence MPNIKINGTTSIQSNPSNTVLETMENAGIIPEYNCRDGHCGACRCKLAKGEVEYVGFAMAYTESDEILPCICKAKSDIEIENVTYSLNDKSA, from the coding sequence ATGCCCAACATAAAGATCAACGGAACTACATCAATTCAGTCTAATCCCTCTAACACAGTTTTAGAGACAATGGAGAACGCTGGAATAATACCTGAATACAACTGCCGAGATGGGCACTGCGGTGCCTGTCGCTGCAAGCTAGCCAAAGGTGAAGTAGAATACGTTGGTTTTGCAATGGCCTACACTGAAAGTGATGAAATTTTACCCTGTATATGCAAGGCAAAATCTGACATAGAAATTGAAAATGTCACTTATAGCCTTAATGACAAGAGTGCATAA
- a CDS encoding 30S ribosomal protein S6 modification protein, producing the protein MCQHSRIVVWYQVAGQKVVLGESLSEFGHDVSSIWLRLPEEENHTNSLGYRLSLFDDGGREIASKAVSTQTADEFLALIKVRV; encoded by the coding sequence ATGTGCCAACATTCGAGAATTGTAGTTTGGTATCAAGTTGCAGGCCAAAAAGTCGTGCTAGGAGAATCACTTAGTGAGTTTGGTCATGATGTTAGCTCGATTTGGCTTCGTTTGCCGGAAGAAGAAAATCATACAAATTCATTAGGCTATCGCTTGTCTCTGTTTGACGATGGAGGAAGAGAAATTGCAAGCAAAGCTGTATCTACACAGACTGCTGATGAATTTTTAGCCCTAATTAAAGTCCGTGTGTAA
- a CDS encoding CinA family nicotinamide mononucleotide deamidase-related protein: MLKIAMLSTGEEVLHGDIVDTNAAWLSEKFFQRGFSLSKRSTVGDSKSALVEELMMLSFNYDVVIVNGGLGPTTDDVSAEAAAEASGCELELYSQWMDKLEKYFSSRGMPMPESNRKQAMLPQGSIILDNPIGTACGFSLTFNDCDFYFTPGVPSEFHLMVESIVLPALNERHDNVVGFDCSKLYTFGLSESYLSDLMNKVDLPDEYTLGYRSYLPYIEVKLFGPKNDIDNRVKLLKIIHNLIEENVVSVDEPFEDCVAYLIAEKGQSISTAEQSTYGQLIRWLNSNDQTKHYCEHGWVLGERVEVGESNNDALAAILALAGATREKCATDIALATGKLKDQTFSVAVATPNGEWGQTLSFKRSLSRDDKVAVITTVAADMLRRYFLSKSMFPNYSALTRVKEIYIPRESINN; encoded by the coding sequence ATGTTGAAAATAGCGATGTTAAGCACTGGTGAAGAAGTGCTTCATGGGGATATTGTCGATACAAACGCTGCTTGGCTGTCTGAAAAGTTTTTCCAGCGTGGTTTCTCTTTGTCTAAACGTTCAACAGTTGGAGACAGCAAATCAGCGTTAGTTGAAGAGTTAATGATGTTAAGTTTCAACTACGACGTGGTAATAGTAAATGGGGGGCTAGGACCAACAACCGATGATGTCAGTGCCGAGGCAGCAGCAGAGGCTTCTGGTTGTGAATTAGAACTGTATTCACAATGGATGGATAAACTAGAAAAGTACTTTTCATCTCGTGGTATGCCTATGCCGGAGAGTAACAGAAAGCAAGCCATGTTACCCCAAGGGTCAATAATTTTAGATAACCCAATTGGCACCGCATGCGGTTTTTCACTGACTTTTAATGACTGCGATTTCTATTTTACGCCAGGTGTGCCGAGTGAATTCCACTTGATGGTTGAGTCAATCGTGTTGCCTGCATTAAACGAACGTCATGATAACGTGGTTGGTTTTGACTGTAGTAAGCTATATACCTTTGGCCTGTCCGAGTCATACCTGTCTGATCTTATGAATAAGGTCGATTTACCAGATGAATACACATTAGGTTATCGTTCTTATTTACCCTATATAGAAGTGAAGCTATTTGGACCAAAAAATGATATCGACAATAGAGTCAAACTTCTGAAAATTATCCATAATCTGATTGAAGAAAATGTGGTGAGTGTTGATGAGCCATTTGAAGATTGCGTTGCCTATCTGATAGCAGAGAAAGGTCAGTCAATTTCTACAGCAGAGCAATCAACATATGGCCAGCTTATTCGGTGGCTAAATTCTAATGACCAAACTAAACACTATTGTGAGCACGGATGGGTGTTGGGAGAGAGAGTTGAGGTGGGAGAAAGCAATAATGATGCTCTAGCTGCCATACTTGCCCTTGCTGGAGCTACAAGAGAAAAGTGTGCCACTGATATTGCGCTTGCTACCGGAAAGCTCAAAGATCAAACGTTTTCAGTCGCTGTCGCTACTCCTAATGGTGAATGGGGACAGACTCTAAGTTTTAAGCGCTCATTATCTCGTGATGACAAGGTGGCTGTCATTACCACTGTGGCAGCCGATATGCTCAGACGTTACTTTTTGAGTAAAAGTATGTTTCCTAACTATAGCGCTCTTACTCGCGTTAAAGAAATCTATATTCCGAGGGAATCCATTAACAATTAA
- a CDS encoding DUF3943 domain-containing protein, whose amino-acid sequence MYKKHITTLMLSFSACANADIYETPTHIEFSYQAEDSQSYYLFDTPYSYNSQTPYNLGLTESEFKLEEPELPKYLTVQSEKDWDYLKGQTYTILGLSVATVGLMTLLPESITKWDEEDRDLSGLGSKWKDNVTSGPVWDRDDHFLNYVMHPYFGGVYYTAARHAGFNEFESFLYSATLSTFFWEYGVEAFAEVPSWQDLFITPFFGAVVGEMMFEAEQDIVVNGGEVWGSETMGNVSLFFLNPVGHIHGWVSDAWGGSAEFQFNTKPWFGNQDVAKFALDSGASYDDIFYGVEMKITF is encoded by the coding sequence GTGTACAAAAAACACATCACGACTTTGATGTTATCGTTTTCTGCTTGCGCAAACGCCGACATCTATGAAACTCCTACGCATATTGAGTTTTCATATCAAGCAGAAGACAGCCAAAGCTACTACCTTTTCGACACCCCGTATTCATACAACTCACAAACTCCATACAATTTAGGTCTAACTGAAAGTGAATTTAAACTTGAAGAGCCTGAGTTACCAAAATACCTAACGGTACAAAGCGAAAAAGATTGGGACTATCTTAAGGGACAAACATACACTATCTTGGGTCTCAGTGTTGCGACAGTCGGGTTAATGACTTTGCTCCCTGAATCTATTACTAAGTGGGATGAAGAAGACCGAGATTTAAGCGGTTTGGGTTCAAAATGGAAAGACAACGTCACTTCAGGCCCTGTTTGGGACAGAGATGATCACTTTCTCAACTATGTTATGCATCCATACTTTGGTGGAGTTTACTATACCGCTGCTCGTCATGCTGGCTTCAATGAATTTGAATCTTTCTTATACTCCGCAACATTATCGACTTTTTTCTGGGAATATGGGGTTGAGGCATTTGCCGAAGTGCCATCTTGGCAAGACCTGTTCATCACACCATTCTTCGGCGCCGTTGTCGGTGAAATGATGTTTGAGGCAGAACAAGATATCGTGGTTAATGGTGGTGAGGTATGGGGTTCTGAGACCATGGGAAATGTCAGTTTGTTCTTTCTCAATCCGGTTGGCCACATCCATGGCTGGGTCAGCGATGCTTGGGGCGGCTCAGCCGAATTCCAATTCAACACTAAACCTTGGTTTGGTAATCAAGATGTTGCTAAATTTGCTCTAGACTCAGGCGCTAGCTATGACGATATTTTTTATGGCGTCGAGATGAAGATTACTTTCTAG
- a CDS encoding MOSC domain-containing protein, translating into MKSLGKVNAVLTGRAVSFAHGAKSAIDKKVVDGRQSVSFLGLMGDEQGELRFHGGVEKALHVYPAEHYSKWVKELGDRDIFQHIGAFGENISSSGVTEKDICIGDKIRIGSTYLEVSQGRMPCWKLNVRFEQNDMAKRLQDSLRTGWYFRVLQEGDIGQGDEILLCDRSYPEWTLARIMSLIFEGCLETLELQKLAQLPLVESWKKLVDRRIRDGVVEDWLPRIEGPCRKDK; encoded by the coding sequence ATGAAAAGTTTAGGGAAAGTAAACGCTGTGCTGACAGGTAGGGCCGTGTCGTTTGCTCATGGTGCAAAAAGCGCAATTGATAAGAAAGTTGTGGATGGACGTCAATCCGTCTCTTTTTTGGGACTTATGGGTGATGAACAAGGAGAGTTACGTTTCCACGGTGGAGTAGAAAAGGCTCTCCACGTATACCCCGCTGAGCACTACAGCAAATGGGTGAAAGAGCTTGGTGATCGAGATATTTTTCAGCATATCGGCGCGTTTGGTGAAAACATAAGCTCTAGTGGTGTCACCGAAAAGGATATCTGTATAGGCGATAAAATACGTATAGGCTCAACGTATTTAGAGGTTTCTCAGGGCAGAATGCCTTGTTGGAAGCTGAACGTACGTTTTGAGCAAAATGATATGGCAAAGCGTTTACAAGACTCATTACGAACAGGGTGGTACTTCAGGGTGCTACAAGAGGGGGATATTGGGCAAGGTGACGAGATCTTATTGTGCGATAGATCTTATCCTGAGTGGACGCTTGCTAGGATTATGAGTCTCATCTTTGAAGGCTGCCTTGAAACGTTAGAGTTACAAAAATTGGCACAATTACCTTTGGTCGAGTCATGGAAAAAATTAGTTGACCGAAGAATAAGAGACGGTGTGGTTGAGGATTGGTTACCTAGAATAGAGGGTCCTTGTCGTAAAGATAAATAA
- a CDS encoding glutamine amidotransferase-related protein has product MRIHFIIHEIFEGPGYFEYWAFKNGFKLSYTRLYLGDTLPDNAKEFDVLIVLGGPQSPSTSQKESPHFDANKEKKLIGEAISSNKAVVGVCLGAQLIGEALGASFTKSPEPEIGAFPITLTCYGRNDPLLGKFEGKELVGHWHNDMPGLTQNAEILAYSRGCPRQIVRYSGLVYGFQCHLEFTPFELPALIEHSTEQLEIGHEHEFVQSEDEILAMETARMNHLLHSFLDGLVQKYLQKDCH; this is encoded by the coding sequence ATGCGGATTCATTTTATTATCCATGAGATATTTGAGGGACCAGGTTATTTCGAGTATTGGGCATTTAAGAACGGATTTAAACTAAGCTATACGCGTCTATATTTAGGAGACACCCTGCCTGACAATGCCAAAGAATTCGATGTATTAATCGTATTGGGTGGCCCTCAAAGCCCTTCGACATCTCAAAAGGAAAGCCCTCACTTTGATGCCAATAAAGAGAAAAAGCTCATTGGCGAAGCAATATCGAGTAACAAAGCGGTCGTGGGTGTTTGTTTAGGCGCCCAACTTATCGGAGAGGCTTTAGGTGCTAGTTTTACAAAAAGTCCTGAACCTGAAATTGGCGCTTTCCCTATTACACTTACATGCTATGGAAGAAACGACCCTCTGCTTGGCAAATTTGAGGGCAAGGAATTAGTCGGTCATTGGCACAATGACATGCCGGGTTTAACCCAAAATGCTGAGATACTTGCTTATAGTCGTGGTTGTCCTCGGCAAATTGTTCGTTACTCTGGATTGGTTTATGGCTTCCAGTGTCATCTTGAATTCACGCCTTTTGAACTTCCGGCTTTGATAGAACATAGCACAGAGCAACTTGAAATTGGACATGAACACGAGTTTGTTCAATCTGAAGATGAAATTTTAGCTATGGAGACCGCGCGGATGAATCATCTGCTTCACTCTTTTCTTGACGGGTTAGTGCAGAAATATTTGCAGAAGGATTGTCATTGA
- a CDS encoding AraC family transcriptional regulator yields the protein MPSRQDEKQQYQLSANEVIAIQPDAPVLVKTIQMAKGYVDKMHSHNWHQIIFPIKGLLQTQSGNYQYLLPHTSALFVPATLSHESIALSHTTFIGIYINPALSRNHTDRLRTLHLTPFLQQLLQEIRRSYSCGHSKDQMVRLLDVLHDQIYTNEIVTFQLLLPQDRRLRFIFNQLSEKPSLDWSLKVWGDKVGASDRTLSRLFFKEFNTSFPRWRQHLRLICSLPLLDQELPIQVIADKIGYKNDSSYIKAFKSYFDLTPQQFRLNESQANYDVYSE from the coding sequence ATGCCAAGCCGCCAAGATGAAAAACAGCAATATCAACTATCGGCCAACGAGGTTATCGCTATTCAACCAGACGCGCCAGTGCTGGTAAAAACAATACAAATGGCCAAAGGCTATGTAGACAAAATGCATAGCCACAATTGGCATCAAATCATTTTCCCAATAAAAGGACTATTACAAACTCAGTCAGGGAACTATCAGTATCTTCTTCCCCATACTTCAGCGTTGTTCGTTCCTGCTACTCTAAGTCATGAGTCAATTGCTTTATCTCATACCACTTTTATTGGCATCTATATTAATCCGGCTTTGAGTCGAAATCATACCGACAGATTAAGAACGCTTCACCTTACACCCTTTCTACAGCAATTATTGCAAGAAATTCGTAGGAGCTACTCATGTGGTCATTCTAAAGATCAAATGGTCCGGTTACTTGACGTGTTACACGATCAAATATACACCAACGAAATAGTCACATTTCAGCTCCTGTTACCTCAGGATAGGCGATTAAGGTTTATCTTTAATCAACTGTCGGAGAAGCCTTCATTAGACTGGTCACTAAAAGTTTGGGGAGATAAAGTCGGCGCCTCAGACAGAACGTTATCACGGCTGTTTTTTAAGGAATTCAATACTTCCTTCCCCCGATGGCGCCAACATTTAAGACTTATTTGTTCTTTGCCTTTATTAGATCAAGAACTACCCATCCAAGTTATTGCAGACAAAATAGGATATAAAAATGACTCTTCCTATATTAAGGCATTCAAGTCCTATTTTGACCTCACACCACAACAATTTCGACTCAATGAGAGCCAAGCCAATTATGATGTATACAGTGAATAG
- a CDS encoding SGNH/GDSL hydrolase family protein gives MKVSALGRVFISPVYNRDLAERKLEIISVSQPSEYGKSRSASLPPFKFEALPETQHKPIQPERLNTTSVDALDSKSGLYGLAIRDHQETEAIKKHTESKSLEGIKRLVVIGDSLSDSHGRMKSKTLGLMLSSRQYHEGRFTNGFVWPDFISSDAYLKKHIKDKDVRDNFKLFNYAEGGAVTARYSKLDPTFILISHMSRQIRKHEKKEGFKPGDMVVLALSANDYMTFSKRDINKVMNCYRNQITKLVESKGVKHILVTGVPDLSTTALAQRKGQDYQQKMAKLSHDHNAAMQVLLKQMNEKYRDKGVAIKFFDFGGELSKLVTAANKVGYDTVTEEQAGYVDLRRYFGLGGWSQPFDPAHKHIFHDQVHPSQEVHQILASRMCDFIVNEFGSNG, from the coding sequence AATAGGGATTTAGCTGAGAGAAAGCTTGAGATTATCTCTGTATCTCAACCATCTGAGTATGGTAAAAGCCGTTCTGCTTCTTTACCGCCCTTTAAATTCGAGGCTTTGCCTGAGACTCAGCATAAACCGATACAACCAGAGCGATTGAACACTACTTCGGTCGATGCTTTAGACTCCAAGAGTGGACTCTATGGTCTTGCAATACGTGATCATCAAGAAACAGAAGCGATTAAAAAACATACTGAAAGTAAATCGTTGGAAGGTATAAAGCGCTTGGTAGTTATTGGTGATAGCCTGTCGGATTCACATGGACGTATGAAGTCAAAAACTTTGGGTCTCATGCTGTCTTCTAGGCAGTACCATGAAGGACGTTTTACCAATGGGTTTGTATGGCCGGATTTTATATCCTCAGATGCTTACTTAAAAAAGCACATTAAAGACAAAGATGTGCGTGATAACTTCAAATTATTCAATTATGCAGAGGGTGGAGCAGTCACTGCACGTTACTCGAAATTGGACCCCACCTTTATTCTCATTTCTCATATGAGCAGACAAATCCGAAAGCATGAAAAAAAGGAAGGATTTAAGCCCGGAGACATGGTGGTGCTAGCACTAAGCGCCAATGATTATATGACTTTTTCTAAGCGGGATATTAACAAGGTGATGAATTGCTACCGAAATCAAATCACAAAGTTGGTGGAATCAAAAGGGGTTAAACATATTCTTGTTACTGGTGTTCCTGACTTGTCTACCACGGCTTTAGCGCAGAGAAAAGGGCAAGATTATCAACAGAAAATGGCCAAATTATCTCACGATCATAATGCTGCAATGCAAGTATTGTTAAAGCAGATGAATGAAAAATATAGAGATAAGGGAGTGGCAATAAAGTTTTTTGATTTTGGTGGGGAGTTAAGCAAACTTGTGACAGCGGCCAATAAAGTGGGTTATGACACAGTGACCGAAGAGCAGGCAGGGTATGTTGACCTACGTCGCTACTTTGGGCTTGGAGGATGGAGCCAGCCGTTTGATCCCGCACATAAGCACATATTTCACGATCAGGTTCACCCTAGCCAAGAAGTCCACCAAATCCTTGCGTCGCGCATGTGTGATTTTATCGTCAACGAGTTTGGTAGTAATGGTTAG